A DNA window from Acinetobacter sp. 10FS3-1 contains the following coding sequences:
- a CDS encoding MFS transporter encodes MVAHSKLTRADKRTLGLSSLGGALEFYDFVIYVFYAKLISELFFPSTLSPFWGMLNTYGIFAAGYFFRPLGGVVMAHFGDLIGRKRLFSLSILLMALPTLMIGIMPTFESIGYAAPLLLLLMRVMQGIAIGGEIPAAWTFVSEHVPERRIGIANGVLTAGLSLGILLGALMSLFISLQFSETEIKQWAWRIPFILGGIFGFVALYLRSYLKETPVFQAMQAKKELAKELPVKQVLAQHKTGVVLGMLFTWFLTGCVVVLILAMPNLLVAGFGFERADAFKMQSAAIVMQMLGCILAGMLVDRFGAGKIMLLGALFVALMAGIFYHSLGHVETSTVFMLYMLLGLSSGTVGIVSYSMVKMFPAQIRFSGISFSYNLAYAIAGGITLPLVQWLSLYSNIGAMYYIWAICLVTLLSAVIYQRKFEKIG; translated from the coding sequence ATGGTTGCTCATTCCAAACTCACCCGTGCTGACAAACGCACCCTTGGACTCTCCTCTTTGGGCGGCGCACTCGAGTTTTATGACTTTGTCATTTATGTATTTTACGCCAAACTGATTTCTGAACTGTTTTTCCCCAGTACTTTAAGTCCATTCTGGGGCATGCTGAACACTTATGGCATCTTTGCTGCAGGTTATTTTTTCCGCCCGCTAGGGGGCGTGGTCATGGCGCATTTTGGCGACCTGATCGGGCGTAAACGCCTGTTCAGCTTGTCTATTCTGCTGATGGCTCTACCTACCCTGATGATCGGGATCATGCCGACCTTCGAAAGTATCGGTTATGCCGCCCCTTTGCTGTTATTGCTGATGCGAGTCATGCAAGGCATCGCGATCGGCGGAGAAATCCCGGCAGCCTGGACCTTTGTTTCGGAACATGTTCCGGAACGCCGGATTGGTATTGCCAATGGCGTTCTGACGGCAGGTCTGTCCTTAGGTATTTTACTCGGTGCCCTCATGTCACTGTTCATTTCCCTGCAATTTAGCGAAACTGAAATCAAGCAGTGGGCATGGCGCATTCCGTTTATTTTAGGCGGTATTTTTGGCTTTGTGGCGCTGTACTTACGCAGTTATCTTAAAGAGACCCCTGTCTTTCAGGCCATGCAGGCTAAAAAGGAACTGGCCAAAGAGCTGCCTGTGAAACAGGTACTTGCCCAGCATAAAACCGGTGTAGTTCTGGGCATGCTGTTTACCTGGTTCCTGACCGGCTGTGTGGTAGTACTGATTTTAGCCATGCCGAACTTGTTGGTGGCTGGTTTTGGTTTTGAACGGGCCGATGCCTTTAAAATGCAAAGTGCGGCAATTGTCATGCAAATGCTGGGCTGTATTCTGGCAGGCATGCTGGTAGACCGTTTCGGCGCAGGTAAAATCATGTTGCTTGGTGCTTTATTTGTCGCACTAATGGCAGGTATTTTCTATCATAGTCTGGGGCATGTGGAAACTTCGACGGTGTTTATGCTGTATATGCTGCTCGGCTTAAGTTCCGGCACCGTGGGCATCGTCTCCTACAGTATGGTCAAAATGTTCCCGGCCCAGATCCGGTTTAGTGGCATTTCATTTTCCTATAACCTTGCCTATGCAATTGCCGGAGGAATCACCTTGCCGCTGGTTCAATGGCTGAGTCTATATAGCAATATTGGCGCCATGTACTATATCTGGGCGATCTGTCTGGTAACCCTGTTAAGTGCTGTAATTTATCAAAGAAAATTTGAAAAAATAGGATAA
- a CDS encoding DUF2505 family protein: protein MAHQFTVTAIIQGISIDDFKRLAADIRMHEAVCHRIPAQNMEILVSEKQGQIYTLKRAYNLDVKIPDMAKKLLKDAFRLQRTDVSNLEEMTSIVELGANLPIEAKCQRVVTGDEAQIQFQLDWSVKVKVPLLGNMLEKHAEGEIRKFSEIEINIVEDELRKNLSA, encoded by the coding sequence CGTAACAGCAATCATTCAGGGTATTTCAATTGATGACTTTAAACGTCTGGCCGCGGATATTCGGATGCATGAAGCGGTCTGTCACCGCATCCCTGCACAGAATATGGAAATTCTAGTCTCTGAAAAGCAGGGTCAGATTTATACTTTAAAACGTGCCTATAATCTGGATGTTAAAATTCCAGATATGGCGAAAAAACTATTAAAAGATGCCTTTCGCTTGCAGCGCACCGATGTAAGCAATCTGGAAGAAATGACTTCAATTGTAGAATTAGGTGCAAATTTGCCGATTGAAGCGAAATGTCAGCGTGTGGTGACAGGTGATGAGGCACAGATCCAGTTTCAGCTGGATTGGAGCGTTAAAGTTAAAGTGCCTTTGTTGGGCAATATGCTGGAAAAGCATGCTGAAGGAGAAATCCGTAAATTTAGCGAGATTGAAATCAATATTGTCGAAGATGAGCTGCGTAAGAATCTGTCAGCCTGA